In Calothrix sp. PCC 7507, one DNA window encodes the following:
- a CDS encoding DNA cytosine methyltransferase: MLTAQPITIDLFAGAGGFGLGFEMAGFSVPLSVKIDAWACDTLRHNRPSMTVIQHDLRNFNTASSVKDICLLKPDIVIGGPPCQGFSIAGPAQKDPKDPRNSLFINFAQWISFLEPKAFVMENVKGLLSRKNFEGIKVIDIIKETFENLGYFVEVWLLNTVDHQLDGSHNAA, from the coding sequence ATGCTGACAGCACAACCTATTACTATTGATTTGTTTGCTGGGGCTGGCGGCTTTGGTTTGGGTTTTGAGATGGCAGGTTTCTCTGTTCCTCTATCTGTTAAAATCGATGCCTGGGCTTGCGATACCCTACGCCATAACCGTCCTAGTATGACAGTTATTCAACACGATCTACGTAATTTTAATACTGCAAGTAGCGTCAAGGATATTTGTCTGTTAAAGCCTGATATTGTTATTGGTGGACCTCCATGTCAAGGCTTTAGTATTGCTGGTCCAGCACAAAAAGATCCTAAAGACCCTAGAAATAGTTTATTCATTAACTTTGCTCAATGGATATCTTTTCTAGAACCCAAAGCTTTTGTAATGGAGAATGTTAAAGGGTTGCTTTCACGCAAAAATTTTGAAGGCATAAAAGTAATAGATATTATTAAAGAAACTTTTGAGAATCTCGGATATTTTGTAGAAGTATGGCTATTAAATACAGTAGACCATCAACTCGATGGTAGTCATAACGCTGCTTAA
- a CDS encoding NAD(P)(+) transhydrogenase (Re/Si-specific) subunit beta, which produces MSDFLPTGIQLTYLVAASLFILGLKKLGSPATARNGNVVAAVGMLLAIVATMLDQHVLNYEMILLGLAIGSGIGAIAAYKVQMTEMPQMVGLLNGLGGAASALVAVAEFWRLLDAGAPVPLDVNISMLLDVLIGGVTFTGSFLAFAKLQGLISGSPITFPFQQPFNLLLLGGYVVGSAYLIITPDSLPIFLAVVAISLVLGVMFVIPIGGGDMPVVISLLNSLSGVAASAAGFVVMNNMLIIAGALVGASGLILTEIMCKAMNRSLFSVLFSAFGTGSTSSGAAGAGAIDQTVRSIDPEEGAMMLGYARSVVIVPGYGMAVAQAQHSVRELADQLERMGVDVKYAIHPVAGRMPGHMNVLLAEANVAYTQLYDMDDINPQFEQADVALVIGANDVVNPAARTDVNSPIYGMPILEVDKAKQTIVIKRGMSTGFAGVDNELFYKDKTTMLFGSAKDMVSKLVSEVKQL; this is translated from the coding sequence GTGAGCGATTTTTTACCAACTGGCATTCAGCTGACGTACTTAGTCGCTGCATCCTTATTCATTCTGGGGTTGAAAAAGCTGGGATCACCCGCGACAGCACGCAACGGTAATGTTGTCGCCGCAGTGGGGATGTTGCTGGCGATCGTGGCGACAATGCTAGATCAGCATGTGTTGAACTACGAGATGATATTGTTGGGCTTGGCAATTGGATCGGGGATCGGTGCGATCGCCGCTTACAAAGTCCAAATGACCGAAATGCCCCAAATGGTGGGTTTACTCAACGGTTTGGGCGGTGCGGCTTCGGCATTAGTCGCCGTGGCTGAATTCTGGCGGTTGTTGGATGCTGGCGCACCGGTACCCTTAGATGTCAACATCTCCATGTTGTTGGACGTATTAATCGGCGGTGTCACCTTCACAGGTAGCTTTCTCGCCTTTGCCAAATTGCAAGGTTTAATTAGCGGTTCCCCAATTACATTTCCTTTCCAGCAACCATTTAACCTTTTACTTTTAGGTGGTTACGTGGTGGGTAGTGCCTACTTAATCATCACCCCAGATAGCCTACCTATATTCTTAGCAGTCGTTGCTATTTCTTTAGTATTGGGTGTCATGTTCGTCATCCCCATTGGTGGCGGCGACATGCCCGTGGTAATTTCGCTGTTGAACTCCTTATCTGGTGTCGCCGCATCCGCCGCTGGTTTTGTGGTGATGAACAATATGTTAATCATCGCCGGGGCGTTGGTAGGAGCATCAGGGTTAATCCTCACCGAGATTATGTGTAAGGCAATGAACCGTTCACTCTTCAGTGTGCTGTTCAGTGCTTTTGGTACAGGTTCTACTTCTAGTGGTGCTGCTGGTGCTGGTGCGATCGATCAAACCGTCCGCAGCATTGATCCCGAAGAAGGCGCAATGATGTTAGGTTATGCCCGTTCTGTGGTGATTGTCCCTGGTTATGGCATGGCAGTTGCTCAAGCGCAACATAGCGTCCGCGAGTTGGCAGATCAACTAGAACGGATGGGCGTTGATGTTAAATATGCCATTCACCCTGTTGCTGGCAGAATGCCAGGGCACATGAATGTGTTACTAGCTGAGGCGAATGTCGCTTACACCCAGTTGTATGACATGGATGATATCAATCCCCAGTTTGAACAAGCCGATGTAGCTTTAGTAATTGGGGCAAATGATGTAGTCAATCCAGCGGCGCGTACTGATGTTAATAGCCCAATTTATGGGATGCCAATTCTAGAAGTTGATAAAGCGAAACAGACAATTGTGATTAAGCGCGGGATGAGTACAGGTTTTGCCGGTGTAGATAATGAATTGTTCTACAAGGATAAAACTACAATGCTCTTTGGTAGTGCGAAGGATATGGTGTCGAAGTTGGTTTCGGAAGTGAAGCAGCTTTAA
- a CDS encoding NAD(P) transhydrogenase subunit alpha — protein MTEALLAALFVFVLASFIGFEVINKVPPTLHTPLMSGSNAISGIAVLGAIVAAGARETNVSVILGLIAVILATVNVVGGFLVTDRMLQMFKKKEIKA, from the coding sequence ATGACAGAAGCATTACTTGCAGCTTTATTTGTATTTGTGCTGGCATCCTTTATCGGCTTTGAAGTCATCAACAAAGTGCCACCTACCCTGCACACGCCTTTGATGTCAGGCTCAAACGCGATTTCTGGAATTGCGGTGCTGGGGGCGATCGTAGCTGCTGGTGCTAGGGAGACAAATGTCTCAGTCATTCTTGGGTTGATTGCCGTGATATTGGCAACAGTCAACGTGGTTGGTGGTTTTCTAGTCACAGACAGAATGTTGCAAATGTTCAAGAAAAAGGAGATTAAGGCGTGA